The Deltaproteobacteria bacterium genome contains a region encoding:
- a CDS encoding AAA family ATPase, protein MNKKKKIAVRFIAISLENWKNFAHVEVPLQRRVFLVGPNACGKSNFLDVFRFLRDLASSGGGFQEAINRRGGVSAIRCLAARRNPDIAISVVVKSGQDEPRWEYELRFHQDSQRRPLVRKEKVICDGRTILERPDKDDRQDTERLTQTYLEQVNVNRQFRELVEIFQSIRYLHIVPQLIREPDRSIGRTSDPYGGDFLDQIAKTAEKTRNAHLRKIQEALRVAVPQLGKIEIWRDERGTPHLRGKHEHWRLKGAWQTEKEFSDGTLRLMGLLWATLAGTGPLLLEEPELSLHPEIIRFLPQMFARLQRQSKRQIIVSTHSSDLLRDEGIGLDEVLLLKPTTEGTDIKTADAFEEIPVLLEGGITLADVVMPKTRPENPEQLMLFGDA, encoded by the coding sequence ATGAACAAGAAAAAAAAGATTGCAGTGAGATTTATCGCTATATCGCTTGAGAATTGGAAAAATTTCGCCCACGTGGAGGTCCCTCTTCAAAGGCGTGTTTTTCTTGTGGGCCCTAACGCGTGCGGCAAGTCCAATTTTCTTGATGTGTTTCGATTCCTGCGCGACCTTGCCTCTTCAGGCGGAGGATTTCAAGAGGCCATAAACAGACGAGGAGGGGTAAGTGCCATTCGTTGTCTCGCTGCACGGCGCAACCCCGACATTGCCATCTCCGTCGTTGTAAAAAGCGGACAGGATGAACCTCGTTGGGAATACGAATTGCGTTTTCACCAGGACAGCCAGCGTCGTCCATTAGTTCGTAAAGAAAAAGTAATTTGTGACGGCCGGACAATTCTTGAGCGCCCGGATAAAGATGATCGCCAAGATACCGAGCGATTGACACAGACATATTTGGAGCAAGTTAACGTAAACCGTCAGTTCCGTGAACTCGTCGAGATTTTTCAGTCGATACGATACCTTCACATAGTTCCACAACTCATTCGAGAACCGGACCGTTCTATAGGTAGGACCAGCGATCCCTATGGAGGTGATTTTCTGGATCAGATTGCGAAAACTGCGGAGAAAACGCGCAATGCGCATCTGAGAAAAATCCAGGAAGCCCTTCGCGTGGCTGTGCCACAATTAGGAAAGATAGAGATTTGGCGCGATGAAAGAGGTACTCCACATTTACGCGGCAAACATGAACACTGGAGGCTCAAAGGAGCATGGCAAACCGAAAAGGAGTTTTCCGATGGAACTTTACGGTTAATGGGCCTTCTGTGGGCCACACTGGCTGGAACAGGACCACTACTTCTTGAGGAGCCAGAACTTTCCCTGCATCCCGAAATCATCCGCTTTTTGCCACAGATGTTTGCCCGGCTCCAACGTCAAAGCAAAAGACAAATCATTGTCAGCACCCATTCCTCAGACTTATTGCGGGACGAAGGAATCGGACTGGATGAAGTCTTGTTATTGAAGCCCACGACCGAAGGAACGGATATAAAAACGGCGGATGCTTTTGAAGAAATTCCCGTGCTCTTGGAAGGAGGGATAACCCTCGCCGATGTTGTTATGCCCAAAACTCGGCCAGAGAACCCGGAACAACTTATGCTCTTTGGAGATGCATGA